One genomic window of Halovivax cerinus includes the following:
- a CDS encoding DUF3006 domain-containing protein, which translates to MSADETAVLDRIVDDETAVLLLEDDGEVVDQVTLPADRLPADGRSDGAVYDLEMDDGDVVTLAYRADETESRRESAQSRFDRLAERLDDE; encoded by the coding sequence ATGAGCGCCGACGAAACCGCCGTCCTCGATCGCATCGTCGACGACGAGACGGCCGTCCTGCTGCTCGAAGACGACGGCGAGGTCGTCGACCAGGTGACCCTCCCGGCGGATCGACTGCCGGCGGACGGTCGGTCCGACGGGGCCGTGTACGACCTCGAAATGGACGACGGCGACGTCGTCACTCTCGCTTACCGGGCCGACGAGACCGAGTCGCGTCGCGAATCGGCCCAGAGTCGATTCGACCGGCTCGCAGAACGCCTGGACGACGAGTAA
- a CDS encoding ComEC/Rec2 family competence protein, with the protein MSRRALLVLAVTSVVLLGGCLEAIPDESSVGTADEPSVVDELEGDDVLEIHHIDVGQGDATVVLAPNGETMVIDSGDWHDDGEQVLSFLEDRGIDRVDHLVSTHGHSDHIGGHAAIIEHVETQGDGVGAVYDSGVAHTSKTYDGYLDAIETHDVSLKQVQSGDTFDLDAVEARILNPPADATSDDIDANGVVLRLDYGDVSYLTTGDAGADAESRLAETRGNALDVDIYQAGHHGSSTSSTPAFLDAVDPSMTVISSAQDSQYGHPHDEVLQSFADRDVETYWTGVHGDVLVATDGESIAVDTASDGPTDAAALRDEKPADGESRLPPPATVSPGALVVGILPLTARTVRYP; encoded by the coding sequence ATGAGTCGCCGCGCACTGTTGGTCCTCGCCGTCACGTCGGTCGTCCTCCTCGGAGGCTGTCTCGAAGCGATCCCCGACGAATCGTCCGTCGGCACAGCAGACGAACCGTCGGTGGTCGACGAGCTCGAGGGTGACGACGTCCTCGAGATCCACCACATAGACGTCGGGCAGGGCGACGCGACGGTCGTCCTCGCACCGAACGGCGAGACGATGGTGATCGACTCCGGCGACTGGCACGACGATGGCGAGCAGGTGCTCTCGTTCCTCGAGGATCGCGGAATCGACCGAGTCGACCACCTGGTCTCGACACACGGCCACTCGGACCACATCGGCGGCCACGCCGCTATCATCGAGCACGTCGAGACCCAGGGCGACGGCGTCGGCGCCGTCTACGACTCGGGCGTCGCCCACACGTCGAAAACCTACGACGGCTACCTCGACGCGATCGAAACGCACGACGTGTCGCTCAAACAGGTTCAATCGGGTGATACGTTCGACCTCGATGCCGTCGAGGCTCGCATCCTGAATCCGCCCGCGGACGCGACGTCCGACGACATCGACGCGAACGGCGTCGTCCTCCGACTCGATTACGGCGACGTCTCGTACCTGACGACCGGCGACGCCGGCGCCGACGCCGAATCGCGACTCGCCGAAACCCGGGGGAACGCACTCGACGTGGACATCTACCAGGCGGGCCACCACGGCTCGTCGACGAGTTCGACCCCGGCATTCCTCGACGCCGTCGATCCGTCGATGACGGTGATTTCGAGCGCACAGGACAGTCAGTACGGGCACCCACACGACGAAGTGCTCCAGTCGTTCGCGGATCGTGACGTCGAGACCTACTGGACGGGCGTCCACGGCGACGTCCTCGTCGCGACCGACGGCGAGTCGATCGCCGTCGACACAGCGAGCGATGGACCGACGGACGCCGCAGCACTCCGCGACGAGAAGCCAGCCGACGGCGAGTCGCGCCTCCCACCGCCCGCAACCGTTTCGCCGGGCGCGCTCGTGGTGGGGATTCTTCCCCTCACGGCGCGGACGGTGAGGTACCCATGA
- the msrB gene encoding peptide-methionine (R)-S-oxide reductase MsrB, with translation MSQDAADLPETDEEWRERLTDEEYEILREAGTEAPFSGEYVDHDGDGTFACAGCGETLFDATTKFDHGCGWPSFYDAPEDRIETRLDTSHGMRRTEVLCANCGGHLGHVFEDGPEPTGQRFCINSVALDYEDD, from the coding sequence ATGAGTCAGGACGCAGCCGACCTTCCCGAGACAGACGAGGAGTGGCGAGAACGCCTCACGGACGAGGAGTACGAGATACTCCGCGAGGCAGGAACCGAGGCACCCTTCAGCGGCGAGTACGTCGACCACGACGGCGACGGGACGTTCGCCTGTGCCGGCTGCGGGGAGACACTCTTCGACGCGACGACGAAGTTCGACCACGGCTGTGGGTGGCCGAGTTTCTACGACGCGCCCGAGGACAGGATCGAGACGCGCCTCGACACCAGCCACGGCATGCGCCGCACGGAAGTGCTGTGTGCGAACTGTGGCGGCCACCTCGGCCACGTGTTCGAGGACGGCCCAGAACCGACGGGACAGCGCTTTTGCATCAACTCCGTCGCGCTGGACTACGAGGACGACTGA